A genomic stretch from Enterobacter oligotrophicus includes:
- the ileS gene encoding isoleucine--tRNA ligase, with protein sequence MSDYKSTLNLPETGFPMRGDLAKREPGMLARWTDDDLYGIIRAAKKGKKTFILHDGPPYANGSIHIGHSVNKILKDIIVKSKGLAGFDSPYVPGWDCHGLPIELKVEQEFGKPGEKFTAAEFRAKCREYAATQVDGQRADFIRLGVLGDWSHPYLTMDFKTEANIIRALGKIIGNGHLHKGAKPVHWCVDCRSALAEAEVEYYDKTSPSIDVAFHAVDQDAVKAKFGVSSVNGPISLVIWTTTPWTLPANRAISLSGEFEYALVQVDGQALILAKDLVESVLKRANITDYTVLGTVKGDALELMRFKHPFLDFDVPAILGDHVTLEAGTGAVHTAGGHGPDDYNISLKYGLEIANPVGPDGAYLPGTYPALDGINVFKANDIIVDMLRTSGALLHVEKMQHSYPCCWRHKTPIIFRATPQWFVSMDQKGLREQSLKEIKGVQWIPDWGQARIESMVANRPDWCISRQRTWGVPMSLFVHKETQELHPNTLELMEEVAKRVEVDGIQAWWDLDSRDILGADADNYEKVPDTLDVWFDSGSTHASVVDVRPEFAGHAADMYLEGSDQHRGWFMSSLMISTAMKGKAPYRQVLTHGFTVDGQGRKMSKSIGNTVSPQDVMNKLGADILRLWVASTDYTGEMAVSDEILKRAADSYRRIRNTARFLLANLNGFDPVKDMVKPEEMVVLDRWAVGCAKAAQEDILKAYESYDFHEVVQRLMRFCSIEMGSFYLDIIKDRQYTAKAESRARRSCQTALYHIAEALVRWMAPIMSFTADEIWGYLPGDREKYVFTGEWYEGLFDLSSTEAMNDAFWDELLKVRGEVNKVIEQARADKKVGGSLEAAVTLYAEPELAAKLTALGDELRFVLLTSGAKVADYADATADAQQSELLKGLKVALSKAEGEKCPRCWHYTTDVGQVAEHAEICGRCVSNVAGDGEKRKFA encoded by the coding sequence ATGAGTGACTATAAATCAACCCTGAATTTGCCGGAAACAGGGTTCCCGATGCGCGGCGATCTCGCCAAGCGTGAACCGGGAATGCTGGCGCGTTGGACCGATGATGACCTGTACGGCATCATTCGTGCAGCCAAAAAAGGCAAAAAAACCTTCATTCTGCATGATGGCCCTCCATATGCGAATGGCAGCATTCATATTGGTCACTCTGTAAACAAGATTCTGAAAGACATTATCGTGAAGTCCAAAGGACTCGCGGGATTTGACTCGCCTTACGTTCCGGGCTGGGACTGCCACGGTCTGCCGATCGAGCTGAAAGTGGAGCAAGAGTTTGGCAAGCCGGGTGAGAAGTTCACCGCCGCAGAGTTCCGCGCAAAATGCCGCGAATACGCTGCTACCCAGGTTGACGGTCAGCGCGCTGACTTCATCCGTCTGGGCGTGCTGGGCGACTGGTCGCACCCGTACCTGACCATGGACTTCAAAACCGAAGCCAACATCATCCGTGCGCTGGGTAAAATCATCGGCAACGGCCACCTGCACAAAGGCGCGAAACCGGTGCACTGGTGCGTGGACTGCCGCTCTGCGCTGGCAGAAGCGGAAGTGGAGTATTACGACAAAACCTCGCCTTCTATCGACGTGGCGTTCCACGCGGTGGATCAGGATGCGGTAAAAGCCAAATTCGGCGTCTCCTCCGTCAATGGCCCGATCTCTCTCGTTATCTGGACCACCACCCCGTGGACCCTGCCTGCCAACCGTGCGATCTCGCTGTCTGGCGAGTTCGAGTACGCGCTGGTGCAGGTTGACGGTCAGGCGCTGATTCTGGCGAAAGATCTGGTTGAAAGCGTGCTGAAACGCGCGAACATCACCGATTACACCGTGCTGGGTACCGTGAAAGGTGACGCGCTGGAGCTGATGCGCTTCAAACACCCGTTCCTGGACTTCGACGTTCCGGCGATCCTGGGCGATCACGTAACGCTGGAAGCCGGTACCGGTGCGGTACACACCGCCGGTGGTCACGGTCCTGACGACTACAACATCAGCCTGAAATACGGTCTGGAAATCGCCAACCCGGTTGGTCCGGATGGCGCGTACCTGCCTGGCACTTATCCGGCGCTGGACGGTATCAACGTCTTTAAAGCCAACGACATCATCGTTGACATGCTGCGTACCAGCGGCGCGCTGCTGCACGTAGAAAAAATGCAGCACAGCTATCCGTGCTGCTGGCGTCATAAGACCCCAATCATCTTCCGCGCGACCCCGCAGTGGTTCGTCAGCATGGATCAAAAAGGCCTGCGCGAGCAGTCCCTGAAAGAGATCAAAGGCGTGCAGTGGATACCGGACTGGGGCCAGGCGCGTATCGAATCCATGGTCGCGAATCGTCCTGACTGGTGTATCTCCCGTCAGCGTACCTGGGGCGTGCCGATGTCGCTGTTCGTGCATAAAGAGACGCAGGAATTGCACCCGAACACGCTGGAACTGATGGAAGAAGTGGCGAAACGCGTTGAAGTTGACGGCATTCAGGCGTGGTGGGATCTCGATTCCCGCGACATCCTGGGTGCTGACGCAGACAACTACGAGAAAGTGCCAGATACGCTGGACGTGTGGTTCGACTCCGGGTCTACCCACGCTTCTGTTGTTGACGTGCGCCCTGAATTCGCTGGTCACGCTGCCGATATGTATCTGGAAGGCTCTGACCAACACCGTGGCTGGTTCATGTCATCGCTGATGATTTCTACCGCCATGAAAGGCAAAGCACCTTACCGCCAGGTACTGACTCACGGCTTCACCGTGGATGGTCAGGGCCGTAAGATGTCCAAATCCATCGGTAACACCGTTTCTCCGCAGGACGTGATGAACAAACTGGGCGCGGACATTCTGCGTCTGTGGGTAGCATCCACCGACTATACCGGCGAAATGGCGGTGTCTGATGAGATCCTGAAACGTGCTGCCGACAGCTATCGTCGTATCCGTAACACCGCGCGCTTCCTGCTGGCGAACCTGAACGGGTTTGATCCGGTGAAAGACATGGTGAAACCGGAAGAGATGGTGGTGCTGGATCGCTGGGCGGTAGGCTGCGCGAAAGCGGCGCAGGAAGATATCCTGAAAGCCTATGAGTCTTACGATTTCCACGAAGTGGTGCAGCGCCTGATGCGCTTCTGCTCCATCGAGATGGGCTCGTTCTACCTCGACATCATCAAAGACCGCCAGTACACCGCGAAAGCGGAAAGCCGGGCGCGTCGTAGCTGCCAGACTGCGCTGTACCATATCGCAGAAGCGCTGGTGCGCTGGATGGCACCGATCATGTCCTTCACCGCAGATGAAATCTGGGGCTACCTGCCAGGCGACCGCGAGAAGTATGTCTTCACCGGCGAGTGGTACGAAGGTCTGTTCGATCTCTCCAGTACGGAAGCGATGAACGATGCCTTCTGGGACGAACTGCTGAAAGTGCGTGGCGAAGTGAACAAGGTGATCGAGCAGGCGCGTGCTGACAAGAAAGTCGGCGGCTCTCTGGAAGCGGCAGTGACCCTGTACGCGGAACCAGAGCTGGCGGCAAAACTGACGGCGCTGGGCGATGAATTACGATTTGTCCTGTTGACCTCCGGTGCGAAAGTTGCGGATTATGCCGACGCGACTGCGGATGCTCAGCAGAGCGAACTGCTTAAAGGGCTGAAAGTCGCACTGAGCAAAGCCGAAGGTGAGAAATGCCCGCGTTGCTGGCATTACACCACCGATGTCGGCCAGGTGGCGGAACACGCAGAAATCTGCGGACGCTGTGTCAGCAACGTCGCCGGTGATGGCGAAAAACGTAAGTTTGCCTGA
- the lspA gene encoding signal peptidase II produces MSKTFCSTGLRWLWLVVVVLIIDLGSKFLILQNFALGDTVPLFPSLNLHYARNYGAAFSFLADSGGWQRWFFAGIAIGICVVLAVLMYRSKATQKLNNIAYALIIGGALGNLFDRLWHGFVVDMIDFYVGDWHFATFNLADSAICIGAALIVLEGFLPKPAAKEQA; encoded by the coding sequence ATGAGTAAAACTTTCTGTTCAACAGGACTGCGCTGGCTGTGGCTGGTTGTGGTGGTGCTGATTATTGATCTGGGCAGCAAGTTCCTGATCCTCCAGAACTTTGCTCTGGGGGATACGGTTCCGCTGTTCCCGTCGCTTAACCTGCACTATGCACGCAACTACGGCGCGGCGTTTAGTTTCCTTGCTGACAGCGGTGGCTGGCAGCGCTGGTTCTTCGCGGGTATCGCTATCGGTATCTGCGTCGTGCTGGCGGTGCTGATGTACCGCTCGAAGGCCACGCAAAAGCTGAACAATATCGCCTACGCGCTGATCATTGGCGGCGCGCTGGGCAACCTGTTTGATCGCCTGTGGCACGGCTTTGTGGTCGATATGATCGACTTCTACGTCGGCGACTGGCACTTCGCCACCTTTAACCTCGCCGATAGCGCAATATGCATCGGCGCGGCGTTAATCGTGCTGGAAGGCTTCTTGCCTAAACCCGCAGCGAAAGAGCAGGCGTAA
- the fkpB gene encoding FKBP-type peptidyl-prolyl cis-trans isomerase, translating into MSKSVQSNSAVLVHFTLKLDDGSTAESTRNNGKPALFRLGDTSLSEGLEQQLLGLKEGEKKVFSLEPDAAFGVPSPDLIQYFSRREFMDAGEPEIGAIMLFTAMDGSEMPGVIREINGDSITVDFNHPLAGRTVHFDVEVLEIDPALEA; encoded by the coding sequence ATGTCTAAATCCGTACAGAGCAACAGCGCGGTTCTCGTTCACTTCACGCTGAAACTGGATGATGGCTCCACGGCTGAATCCACCCGCAATAACGGCAAACCGGCCCTGTTTCGTCTTGGCGACACTTCGTTGTCTGAAGGCCTTGAGCAGCAGCTTCTGGGCCTGAAAGAGGGTGAAAAAAAAGTGTTTTCACTGGAGCCGGATGCGGCATTTGGCGTGCCAAGCCCGGACCTGATCCAGTACTTCTCGCGTCGTGAGTTTATGGATGCGGGCGAGCCGGAAATCGGGGCGATAATGCTCTTTACCGCTATGGACGGCAGCGAAATGCCTGGCGTGATCCGCGAAATCAACGGTGACTCCATTACTGTTGACTTCAACCATCCGTTAGCCGGGCGTACCGTTCATTTTGATGTAGAAGTGCTGGAGATCGATCCGGCACTGGAGGCCTGA
- the ispH gene encoding 4-hydroxy-3-methylbut-2-enyl diphosphate reductase — protein sequence MQILLANPRGFCAGVDRAISIVENALEIYGAPIYVRHEVVHNRYVVDSLRERGAIFIEQISEVPDGAILIFSAHGVSQAVRNEAKSRDLTVFDATCPLVTKVHMEVARASRRGEESILIGHAGHPEVEGTMGQYSNPEGGMYLVESPEDVFTLDVKNEARLSFMTQTTLSVDDTSDVIDALRQRFPKIVGPRKDDICYATTNRQEAVRALAEQADVVLVVGSKNSSNSNRLAELAQRMGKAAFLIDDATDIQEAWVKNATCVGVTAGASAPDILVQNVISRLQELGGGEAVPLEGREENIVFEVPKELRIDAREVE from the coding sequence ATGCAGATCCTGTTGGCTAACCCGCGCGGTTTTTGCGCCGGTGTAGACCGCGCTATCAGCATTGTTGAAAACGCGCTGGAGATTTATGGCGCGCCAATTTACGTGCGTCACGAAGTGGTGCATAACCGTTACGTGGTCGACAGCCTGCGTGAGCGCGGCGCGATCTTCATCGAGCAGATCAGCGAAGTGCCTGACGGCGCGATCCTGATCTTCTCCGCGCACGGCGTCTCTCAGGCGGTGCGTAACGAAGCGAAAAGCCGCGATTTGACGGTGTTTGACGCCACCTGTCCATTGGTCACAAAAGTGCATATGGAAGTGGCGCGCGCCAGCCGCCGTGGTGAAGAGTCGATCCTGATTGGCCATGCGGGTCACCCGGAAGTCGAAGGCACCATGGGCCAGTACAGCAACCCGGAAGGGGGCATGTATCTGGTTGAATCGCCGGAAGATGTCTTTACGCTGGATGTGAAAAACGAGGCCCGTCTGTCGTTTATGACCCAGACGACGCTCTCCGTTGACGACACCTCTGATGTGATTGACGCCCTGCGTCAGCGTTTCCCGAAAATTGTCGGGCCGCGTAAAGATGACATCTGCTACGCCACCACTAACCGTCAGGAAGCGGTGCGTGCGCTGGCGGAACAGGCGGATGTGGTGCTGGTGGTCGGCTCTAAAAACTCCTCTAACTCCAACCGTCTGGCCGAACTGGCGCAGCGAATGGGGAAAGCGGCGTTTCTGATTGACGATGCAACGGATATCCAGGAAGCGTGGGTGAAAAACGCGACCTGCGTCGGCGTGACAGCGGGGGCTTCCGCACCGGATATTCTGGTGCAGAACGTTATTTCCCGTCTGCAGGAGCTGGGCGGTGGCGAAGCGGTGCCGCTGGAAGGACGCGAAGAGAATATCGTCTTTGAAGTTCCGAAAGAGTTGCGTATCGACGCTCGTGAAGTTGAGTAA
- a CDS encoding glucose-6-phosphate isomerase family protein: MKPVIIQPPQVDWLTGAFAQSKILSKTTRIADLAGVFADVSAWQESDPRQAVYDVEMLDSQTSEGNLFAGVTHLHPGRVGSEFFMTRGHFHSRREQGEVYFGLRGTGFLLLQPESGKACLESVSPGSVHIIPGSTAHRLINTGTAILSALAVWPTIAGHDYAALAQGFSLRVTDVEGKIQVREVQNG; the protein is encoded by the coding sequence ATGAAACCTGTTATTATCCAGCCGCCGCAGGTGGACTGGCTGACTGGCGCGTTCGCGCAAAGTAAGATCCTCAGTAAAACGACCCGCATTGCCGATCTGGCCGGTGTATTTGCCGACGTCAGCGCCTGGCAAGAATCCGATCCCCGACAAGCCGTTTATGACGTAGAGATGCTCGACAGCCAGACGAGTGAAGGTAACCTTTTTGCAGGTGTCACTCATCTTCATCCGGGCCGCGTTGGCAGTGAGTTCTTTATGACGCGCGGCCACTTTCATTCACGCCGGGAGCAGGGTGAAGTCTATTTTGGTCTGCGCGGGACGGGTTTTTTGCTGCTGCAACCGGAAAGCGGTAAAGCCTGTCTGGAATCCGTTAGTCCCGGTTCGGTACACATTATCCCCGGCTCTACCGCTCACCGGCTGATTAACACAGGCACGGCGATCCTCTCTGCGCTGGCGGTCTGGCCGACGATTGCCGGGCATGATTACGCCGCGCTGGCACAAGGTTTTTCGCTACGTGTGACCGATGTTGAGGGCAAGATCCAGGTCCGTGAGGTGCAAAATGGCTAA
- a CDS encoding glucose-6-phosphate isomerase family protein translates to MANYGLDMQVHHQPLGFSYGDDVTGPMPEIRRLDQIRGSLRDPQCEGPEEVYAIAMDVARIQDRDELKKRMLLFGVVTYAAGQLGDEPVRSQGHVHRISQHSGWSPPELYEIWQGSAIIYMQERVEDDPGRCFAVIAHEGDKVLVPPGWGHATISANPDVPLTFGAWCDREYGFEYEAVRAHKGLAWYPLMQDRQVIWQHNPRYAPGRLQAITPRVYEEFGITEEPVYQQFIADPARFQFISRPDKVAGLWQNFHP, encoded by the coding sequence ATGGCTAACTACGGACTGGATATGCAGGTCCACCATCAGCCTCTCGGTTTTTCTTATGGCGACGATGTGACGGGCCCGATGCCGGAGATCCGCCGTCTGGATCAGATCCGTGGCTCATTGCGCGATCCGCAGTGCGAGGGGCCTGAGGAGGTATATGCCATCGCTATGGACGTCGCGAGAATTCAGGATCGCGACGAGCTTAAGAAACGCATGCTGTTGTTTGGCGTGGTCACTTATGCCGCCGGACAGCTTGGAGATGAGCCTGTGCGCAGCCAGGGACACGTGCACCGCATCAGCCAGCATAGCGGCTGGTCGCCGCCGGAGCTGTACGAAATCTGGCAGGGCAGCGCCATTATTTATATGCAGGAACGGGTTGAAGATGACCCAGGACGCTGTTTTGCGGTCATTGCCCATGAGGGTGATAAAGTGCTGGTGCCGCCGGGCTGGGGCCATGCCACTATTTCTGCCAACCCGGATGTGCCGCTGACGTTTGGTGCCTGGTGCGATCGGGAATACGGTTTTGAATATGAAGCCGTGCGGGCGCATAAAGGGCTGGCCTGGTATCCGTTAATGCAGGATCGGCAGGTTATCTGGCAACATAACCCACGCTATGCACCGGGGCGCTTACAGGCGATTACGCCTCGTGTGTATGAGGAGTTTGGCATCACGGAGGAGCCGGTTTATCAGCAGTTTATTGCCGATCCGGCACGTTTTCAGTTTATTTCCCGGCCTGATAAGGTGGCTGGGCTGTGGCAGAATTTTCATCCATAA